From a region of the bacterium genome:
- a CDS encoding DUF86 domain-containing protein — protein sequence MMIDQDRISKNKLDIISVSDQMEGLVKQAEAVFLADSRNSQALKYLLIEAVEAMVDTCQHILAKTKGIACEGYVDCLVKAGQEGLISLSLTNKLRRLANLRNSLIHRYWIIDEAQLYHQTAAHKADLREFVREIDNYLVSLKAQRHNLDPRCSILDPRSSILDTGH from the coding sequence ATGATGATAGACCAGGATAGAATCAGTAAGAATAAGCTGGACATCATCAGTGTATCTGATCAGATGGAGGGTCTGGTCAAGCAGGCGGAAGCGGTATTTTTAGCCGATTCCAGAAACAGCCAGGCACTCAAATATCTCCTGATAGAAGCCGTGGAAGCCATGGTGGATACCTGTCAGCATATCTTGGCCAAGACAAAGGGAATAGCTTGTGAGGGTTATGTGGACTGTCTGGTAAAGGCGGGCCAGGAAGGCCTCATCTCTTTGTCCCTTACTAACAAACTTAGGCGGCTGGCTAACCTGCGAAACAGCCTGATTCATCGATACTGGATTATTGACGAGGCCCAACTTTATCATCAGACCGCCGCCCACAAGGCAGACCTCAGGGAATTTGTCCGGGAGATAGATAATTACCTCGTGTCCTTAAAGGCACAAAGACACAACCTCGATCCTCGATGCTCGATCCTCGATCCTCGATCCTCCATACTCGATACTGGACACTGA